One segment of Gadus chalcogrammus isolate NIFS_2021 chromosome 8, NIFS_Gcha_1.0, whole genome shotgun sequence DNA contains the following:
- the LOC130387461 gene encoding neurogenic differentiation factor 6-B-like — protein MLTLPIDEPAMMCEPRFGANYPRETLPEDLARDIGRRDSMHEDMSNSDMREDDLLEDEDLSLGEEDEDEREEDEPDANGIAKTRGARRKKPSKGRHERVKVRRQEANARERSRMHGLNAALESLRKVVPCYSKTQKLSKIETLRLAKNYIWALSETLSAGKRPDLLAFVQTLCKGLSQPTTNLVAGCLQLNARNFLTDHNGDVMFSARPPPYDSMYPYPGSEASAPPGHSSSGGGTADSAKPFRHYNYGGAAYDAGYYENASPEGGSPHLDGPLSPPMNFNGIFSLKHHDDASEYSKSSPYGMRYCGAPGRAALGQNSMYRGGGPEARFPYDLHLRGQPYQPQAEMHGAFHN, from the coding sequence ATGTTGACATTGCCCATTGATGAACCAGCTATGATGTGTGAGCCACGGTTCGGTGCGAATTACCCCCGCGAGACATTACCTGAGGACCTGGCGCGGGATATCGGCCGGCGGGACAGCATGCACGAGGATATGTCCAACTCGGACATGCGTGAGGATGATCTGCTGGAGGACGAGGACCTCTCTCTcggagaggaggacgaggacgaaaGGGAGGAGGACGAGCCCGACGCCAACGGGATAGCCAAGACGCGGGGGGCCCGGAGGAAGAAGCCGTCCAAGGGGCGCCACGAGCGGGTCAAAGTTCGACGGCAGGAGGCGAACGCGCGGGAGCGGAGCCGCATGCACGGCCTGAACGCGGCGCTGGAGAGCCTGCGTAAAGTGGTGCCGTGCTActccaaaacccagaaactctCCAAGATCGAGACGCTCAGGCTGGCTAAGAACTACATCTGGGCTCTGTCCGAGACTCTGAGCGCGGGAAAGAGGCCGGACCTGCTCGCCTTCGTGCAGACCCTGTGCAAGGGCTTGTCCCAGCCCACCACCAACTTAGTCGCAGGGTGTTTACAGCTGAACGCCAGAAACTTCCTCACCGACCACAACGGGGACGTCATGTTCTCCGCAAGGCCCCCCCCTTACGACTCCATGTACCCCTACCCCGGCTCCGAGGCGAGCGCCCCGCCAGgccacagcagcagcggcggcggtacCGCGGACAGCGCCAAGCCCTTCCGCCACTACAACTACGGTGGTGCCGCGTACGACGCCGGCTACTACGAGAACGCGTCCCCGGAGGGCGGGAGTCCCCACCTGGACGGGCCGCTCAGCCCGCCGATGAACTTCAACGGGATCTTCTCGCTGAAACACCACGACGACGCGTCCGAATACAGCAAGAGCAGTCCTTACGGGATGCGCTACTGCGGTGCGCCAGGCCGCGCTGCGCTCGGGCAGAACTCCATGTATCGAGGGGGGGGGCCCGAGGCCCGGTTCCCCTACGACCTGCACCTCCGCGGCCAGCCCTACCAGCCGCAGGCCGAGATGCACGGCGCTTTCCACAATTGA